From Brassica oleracea var. oleracea cultivar TO1000 chromosome C3, BOL, whole genome shotgun sequence, a single genomic window includes:
- the LOC106328188 gene encoding uncharacterized protein LOC106328188: MGRVNADGLHYRSGERPHALKNIKKAISKENQEKALKGKAWKGVTCPVCLEIPHHSVVLLCSSYHKGCRPYMCATGSRFSNCLEQYKKAYAKDEKSGKPAELLCPLCRGQVKGWTVVKDARKYLNSKKRACMKDSCLFSGSYRQLKKHVKEVHPRAKPRAIDPVMEEKWKKLEVERERSDVISTLMSSTPGAMVFGDYVIEPYNDDYDDDDLDSDDSLEDGFLDLGSLGAFGISRRSATAITSRGLRNHWMSNPRHRSRGGNRRR; encoded by the coding sequence ATGGGGAGAGTTAATGCAGATGGTCTCCACTATCGATCTGGGGAAAGACCACACGCTCTGAAGAATATTAAAAAGGCTATAAGCAAAGAAAACCAGGAAAAGGCACTGAAAGGAAAAGCCTGGAAGGGCGTAACATGCCCTGTCTGTCTTGAGATCCCTCACCACTCGGTTGTCCTCCTCTGCTCATCTTACCACAAAGGTTGCCGTCCTTACATGTGTGCCACTGGAAGCCGGTTCTCAAACTGTCTAGAGCAGTACAAAAAAGCCTATGCCAAGGATGAGAAGAGCGGTAAGCCTGCAGAGCTGCTGTGCCCGCTTTGTCGGGGCCAGGTGAAAGGTTGGACTGTGGTGAAAGATGCGCGGAAGTATCTGAATTCGAAGAAAAGGGCATGCATGAAAGACAGTTGTTTGTTTTCCGGAAGCTATAGACAGCTCAAGAAACATGTTAAGGAGGTTCACCCGAGAGCTAAACCAAGAGCCATTGATCCTGTGATGGAGGAGAAATGGAAGAAGCTTGAAGTTGAGAGGGAGAGGAGTGATGTAATTAGCACACTGATGTCGTCAACACCCGGAGCTATGGTTTTTGGAGACTATGTTATTGAGCCTTACAATGATGATTATGATGATGATGACCTTGACTCGGATGATTCTCTGGAAGATGGGTTCTTGGATCTGGGATCGCTAGGAGCATTTGGCATAAGCCGGCGTTCTGCTACAGCCATCACGAGTAGGGGACTTCGCAATCACTGGATGAGCAACCCCCGACACCGAAGCAGAGGTGGGAACAGAAGGCGGTAA